TCCACGGCTACCGCCACCCGGTGCTGGACGAGGCGGTGCGCGACCAGCTCGGGCGGATGAGCCATGTGATGTTCGGCGGGCTCACCCACGAGCCCGCCGTCCGGCTGGCGGCCACGCTGGTGGAGATCACGCCGGAGCCGCTGCGGCACGTCTTCCTGGCCGACTCCGGCTCGGTGGCCGTCGAGGTCGCGATGAAGATGTGCCTGCAGTACTGGCAGTCGGTGGGGCGCCCGGCCAAGCAGCGCCTGCTGACCTGGCGCGGCGGCTACCACGGTGACACCTTCCACCCGATGTCGGTCTGCGACCCCGAGGGCGGGATGCACCAGCTCTGGGGCGGCGTGCTGCCGCGCCAGCTGTTCGCGGGCGAGCCTCCGGCCGGCTTCGACGCGCCGGTGGACGAGGCGTACGCGGCCGAGCTGGCCGGCCTGATCGAGCGGCACGCCGACGAGCTGGCGGCGGTCGTCGTCGAGCCGGTCGTCCAGGGCGCGGGCGGGATGCGCTTCCACTCCCCCGACTACCTGCGGCTGCTGCACCAACTCTGCGACGAGCACGGCGTCCTGCTGGTCTTCGACGAGATCGCCACCGGCTTCGGCCGGACCGGCGAACTGTTCGCCGCCGACCACGCCGGCGTCTCGCCGGACGTGATGTGCCTGGGCAAGGCGCTGACCGGCGGCTACCTGACGATGGCCGCCACGCTCTGCACGAGCGAGATCGCGGACGGGATCAGCAAGGGCGAGGTGCCGGTGCTGGCGCACGGCCCGACCTTCATGGGCAACCCGCTCGCGGCCGCGGTCGCCAACGCCTCGATCGGGCTGCTGCTCGACCAGGACTGGCAGGTCGGGGTGAAGCGGGTGGAGGCCGCCCTGACCGCGGGCCTGGCGGCCGCCGCCGAGGTGCCGGGCGTCGCGGACGTCCGGGTGCTCGGCGGGATCGGCGTCGTCCAGCTCGACCACCCGGTGGACATGGCCGCCGCCACCGACGCGGCCGCCCGCGAGGGCGTCTGGCTCCGGCCGTTCCGGGACCTGATCTACACCATGCCGCCGTACGTCACCGACGACGAGGACCTGGCCCGGATCGCCGCGGCGGTCACGGCGGCGGCGGTGGCCGGATGACCGCCGAGGTCCTCTTCGTCACCGGCACCAACACGGACGTCGGCAAGACCGTGGCGACGGCGGCGATCGCCGCGGCCGCGCTGACCGCCGGACGCCGGGTGGCCGTGCTCAAGCCGGGGCAGACCGGCGTCGCGCCGGGCGAGCCCGGGGACGCCGCCGAGGTGGTCCGCCTCGCCGGGCCGCTGACCACCCGTGAACTCGCGCGCTACCCGGAGCCGTTGGCCCCCGACACGGCCGCCCGGCGGTGCGGGCTGCCGACCATCGGTCCGGAGCAGGTGGCCGAGGCGGTGGCCGAACTCGCCGACGGGCACGACCTGGTCCTGGTCGAGGGCGCCGGCGGGCTGCTGGTGCGCTACGACGAACAGGGCCGCACCCTGGCCGACATGGCCCGGGCGAGCGCCGATCTCGGGCTGGCCCCCGAGGTGCTGGTGGTCGCGGCGGCGGCCCTCGGCACGCTCAACATCACCACGCTGACGGCCGAGGCGCTGGACGCCCGGGGCCTGGCACCGCTGGGTGTGCTGGTCGGTGCCTGGCCGCGGCAGGCCGGTCTGGCCGAGCGCTGCAACCTGGCCGATCTGCCCGTCGCGGCCGGGGCCCCGCTGCTCGGTGTCCTGCCCGAGGGCGCGGGGCGGGAGCCCGACGGCTTCGCCGGGCTGGCGCTGGCGGCGCTGGCCCCCCGACTGGGCGGGCACTGGGACGCGGCCGCGTTCACGGCCGCGCACCAGGTGCCGCCGCTCCCGCTGCCGCTTCCCTGACGGCCTGACGGTCCGATGACGTGCCTCACCTGCTGACCTGCGTGACCTGCGTGACTTACGTGACCTGCGTGACCTGCTGACCTGCTGACGCGACGGACCCACCTCGGCCTCACCGGCTCGGCGGCCCGCCCCGTGGTCGGGCCGCCGAGCGGTGGTCGGGTGCAGCGGTGGGTCAACCGTGGGTCAGCCGTGGGTCAGCCGTGCCCGGCGGGCGTGCTCAGGCGGAGCGGCCGCGCAGTCCCGCGGTGTCGAAGACCACGGTGGACTCCACCACCAGGCCGTCCACCAGCCGCATCCGGTCGGCCCCCTCCCAGGCGGCGGCGGTGCCGTCGACCGTGGCGGTGGCCCGCCAGCCGATGAAGGCGACGTCCTCGTTGAGGGCATGGGCGAGCACGGCCAGCCGCAGGTCCGGGAACCGCTGCAGGGTGCCGGCCACCTGGGCCGTCCACCGGTCCAGGCCGACGATCGGCTCGGGGCGCCCCGGCCAGTGCAGCACGATCTCCGGGTGGCTCAGGGTGCCGAGGCGGGCCGGGTCGGGCGCTGCCCAGAAGGCGGCCCACCGGTCGGCGAAGTCGCCCGCGTGGTGGGCCCGGTGCGGGGTGTCCTGGGTGTCCGGCCGGGTGCCGGGTCGGGTGTCCGTCATGAGCTGTCCTCTCCCCAAGGGAAGCCAGGTGCCTGCCAATGTTACGTACCGACAGTACGTACTTGCGGTATGGAACTTACGTACCGTTAGTATGTGATGTCAAGAGGAGGCAGTCATGGCCAGAAGGACCCAGGCGGACCGCTCGGAGAGCACCACCGGTGAGATCGTGGACGCCGCGATCACGCTCTTCGGCCGGGACGGCTACCCGGCCGTGTCGATCGACGGGATCGCCCGGGCGGCCGGCGTCACCAAGGGCGCCGTCTACCACCACTTCGACGGCAAGACCGCCCTCCTGCGCGCCGCCTTCCTGGACCAGGAGCAGCGCCGGGCCCGGCTGCTCGGCGAGGCCGCGGCCGGCTCGCCGGACGCGCTGGCCGCGGTGAGGGCCGGGTGCGCGGCCTTCCTGCGCAGCTGCCTGGACCCGGCGGTCCGGCGGATCCTGCTGCTGGACGGGCCGGCCGTGCTCGGCTGGGAGGCGGTGCGGGCGATCGAGGCGGAGCACAGCGTCGCCCTGCTGCGCCGAGGCCTCGGGGCGGCCGTCGCCGAGGGACGGCTGCGCCCGGGCGATCTCGACATCCGCACCCATCTGCTGCTGGGCGCCCTCTGCGAGGCGGGCATGCTGCTCGCCCGGGCCGCCGACCCCTCGGCCGCGCTGGCCGGCGTGACCCGCGAGGTCGACGCGCTGCTCGACGCCTTCGCGACCCCGGCGGGGGCGTGACCGCCGGCGGGCACCCGACACCCCCAGGGGCCGGGCCGCCGGGCCGGCGGTGGAACGTTCAGCCGCCGAGCGGCTTGACCCAACGGGTCCACTGCGGCTGGGGGCCGTAGCCGGCGCGCTCCCAGGTGCGCTGCCCCAGCTCGTTGTGGTTGAGCACCATGGCGTCCGCCCGGCGACCGCCGAGCGCCTCGAAGCGCTGCTCGGCGGCGGCGAGCAGGGCCGCGCCGATCCCCCGCCGGCGGCGCTCCGGGTCGACCGCGAGCCGGTAGAGGTGGCAGCGCCAGCCGTCCCAGCCCGCGATCACCGTGCCCGCCACCGTGCCGTCGAGTTCGGCGACGATCAGGGCCTCCGGGTCCCTCGCGATCAACCGGGCCAGGCCGTCGGCGTCGTCGGTGATGCTGGTGCCCTCGGCCGCCCGGGTCCAGAACTCCAGCAGGTCCGGCACCTCGTGGACACCGGCGGTACGAATGATCAGATCGGTCATGCCGACTGTCTAGCAGTCCTCCCGGGGCGCCACGAAGGGATTTCCCCGGCGGCGGCCCCAGGCCGCTGCCGCCGGGGCGGGCCCGACCGTTCGCGTCGGATCGGCCCGCGGCGTCGAAGACGGCCCGGCTGTACGGCCCCGCTGGGCGGCGTCGGGTCGGGTCATCAGCGGTGACCGCACAGGCAGCTCCAGGCTGGGGCCGGTCAGCGGCAGGGTGCTCCATGTCGCCGCCGCGCTCCCCGCCTCGGCGTCGACGACCAGCCGGACCCGGTGCGGGGTGGTGATGACGACGGATCGAGCTCGAGCCGGTCCAGCAGCGCGGCGATCGAACGGGACGACATCCCCGTCGCGGCCGGTGCCGAACGTGGGAGCAAGGTGCCTGGAAGCGGGGGGAGCGGTTCGGGCACTCTGCCTTTCTCGCAGAACCAACCATCCCCGCAACCCAGTTGGAGCTGTACTCCGGTGCGGTTGGACCGGCCGCACGAGGTGACGGGACCAGCGGGAACGGCGGTAGGCCTAGAGCACGTCTTCAAAGGTTGATCCAGAGCAGGGTTGAGGCGAGAGTGACGGCGGCCTGGTAGGACTCGCGGGTCTGGTCGTAGCGGGTTGCTATGCCGCGGTACTGCTTGAGCCGGTTGAAGCAGCGTTCGACTGTGTTCCGGTGGGTGTACTTCTCCCTGTCGAAACCGGGCGGCCGTCCGCCGTGTCGTCCCCTTCGGCGGCGGCCGGCTGCCTGGTCAGCGCGTTCCGGGATGGTGTGGGCGATGCCGCGCCGACGGAGGTAGGTACGGATGGCGCGGGAGCTGTAGCCCTTGTCGCCCAGGACGTGGTCGGGGCGGGTGCGCGGGCGGCCCGCCCCGAGGCGGGGCACGCGGATGTCGGCCATGACCTGTTCGAAGCGCGTGCAGTCGTTGACGTTCCCGCCGGTGACCACCAGGCCCAGTGGGCGTCCCCGCCCGTCGCAGGCGAGGTGGAGCTTCGTGGTCAGTCCGCCCCGGGATCGACCGAGGGCGTGATCATCCGCTTTGTCCCAGTCGGGAGCCCCCCTTTGCGGCCGCCGGCCGCGTGCTGGTGGGCACGGGCGATCGTGGAGTCGACCGACACCAGCCAGTCGATGTCTCCGGCCGCGTCCTTCTCCGCCTGGATCGAGCGCAGCATCCGGGTGAAGGTCCCGTCCAAGGCCCACCTGCGGAAACGCGTGTACAGGCTCTGCCACGAGCCGTACCGCTCCGGCACGTCCCGCCACGCCGAGCCGGTCCGCAGCTTCCACACGATCCCGTTCAGCACCATCCGGTCGTCCGCCCGAGGCCGTCCCGTCCCCGCTCGCGGCAGGAGACGGGACAGCACCTCCCACTCCACGTCCGACAGCTCATGACGACGAATCACGACCAACATGATCGCTCATCAGCCCATCGCCTTTGAAGACGCGCTCTAGGCCGGTGGGGAGGCCGCGCTGAGACGCCAGACGGTGGTCCGCTTCAGGGCGGCGTCCTCCAGGTCGGCGACCACCGGCACCTCGTAGGAGGCCAGCGCGGTGAACCGCTCCCGGGGCAGGTAGGCCCGGCCCGGGTCGCCGACCAGCACCACGGCGCCCCGGGCCTGCGCACGCTCCAGGAACGGCAGGAACCGGGCGGCCATCGTCCGCTCGTAGAACACGTCCCCGGCGAGCACCACCTCGGCCGGGGCGCCGTCGCCGTCGAGCAGGTCCTCGACCGCCGCCTCGACCCGGGCTCCGTTCGCCTCGGCGTTGATCTCGATCGCGGCGACGGCGTAGGCGTCGATCTCCGCCGCCCGGACGGAGGCCGCGCCGCGCAGCGCGGCCGCGATCCCGACCAGCCCCGAGCCGGCCGCGAGATCGAGCACCGTGCGCCCGGCCACCAGGTCCGGGTGGTCGAGCACGTACCGGGCGACGGCCACGCCGCCGGCCCAGGCGAACGCCCAGAACGGGGGCGGCAGTCCGATCTCGCCGCGGGCCTCCTCGGTCGACTCCCAGAGCGTGATGGCGTCGTCCGCCATGTGCAGGCGGACCTCGGGAACGAAGGGAACGAGCGTCAGCCGGGTCTTCTCCCGGACGAAGGCCGGATCCGACAGCGTGGTGGTGCCAGGATGAAGCGTACGGAGCTCGTTCGGCATGCCCGCAGCATAGAGGCCGCCCGGCACTCCCGATGACCGCCCGACGACCGTCCGCGACCGTCCGCGACCGCCCGACGGACGGCCCGACGGCCCGGGTACCCGCCGATGCCGGTTGCGGCCACCGCCACCGCCACCGCCACCGCCACCGGCACCGGCACCGGCACCGCCATTGGCACCGGCCGCCGACCGGTGCGACCCGTCCGTGTGAAAAGCCGGGGCGTCGGCGCCACCGCCGGCGGCGGGCCCGCTACCTTCGCAGCCGAAGGACAGTGCGACCACGGAGGATCCCCATGCCCGCACCGCCCGCGGACCCGACCGAGCCCTCGGGGCCCGCCGCACGCTACGAGGTGCTGGTCGCCGGCGGCGGGCCGGCCGGCTGCGCCGCCGCGCTGACCCTGGCCCGGGCCGGCCGGAGCGTCCTGCTGGCGG
The sequence above is a segment of the Kitasatospora sp. NBC_00240 genome. Coding sequences within it:
- a CDS encoding adenosylmethionine--8-amino-7-oxononanoate transaminase, with protein sequence MPGTATPYVVESASGVRLRLAEPVAGHRELVDGMSSWWAAIHGYRHPVLDEAVRDQLGRMSHVMFGGLTHEPAVRLAATLVEITPEPLRHVFLADSGSVAVEVAMKMCLQYWQSVGRPAKQRLLTWRGGYHGDTFHPMSVCDPEGGMHQLWGGVLPRQLFAGEPPAGFDAPVDEAYAAELAGLIERHADELAAVVVEPVVQGAGGMRFHSPDYLRLLHQLCDEHGVLLVFDEIATGFGRTGELFAADHAGVSPDVMCLGKALTGGYLTMAATLCTSEIADGISKGEVPVLAHGPTFMGNPLAAAVANASIGLLLDQDWQVGVKRVEAALTAGLAAAAEVPGVADVRVLGGIGVVQLDHPVDMAAATDAAAREGVWLRPFRDLIYTMPPYVTDDEDLARIAAAVTAAAVAG
- the bioD gene encoding dethiobiotin synthase — encoded protein: MTAEVLFVTGTNTDVGKTVATAAIAAAALTAGRRVAVLKPGQTGVAPGEPGDAAEVVRLAGPLTTRELARYPEPLAPDTAARRCGLPTIGPEQVAEAVAELADGHDLVLVEGAGGLLVRYDEQGRTLADMARASADLGLAPEVLVVAAAALGTLNITTLTAEALDARGLAPLGVLVGAWPRQAGLAERCNLADLPVAAGAPLLGVLPEGAGREPDGFAGLALAALAPRLGGHWDAAAFTAAHQVPPLPLPLP
- a CDS encoding nuclear transport factor 2 family protein — protein: MTDTRPGTRPDTQDTPHRAHHAGDFADRWAAFWAAPDPARLGTLSHPEIVLHWPGRPEPIVGLDRWTAQVAGTLQRFPDLRLAVLAHALNEDVAFIGWRATATVDGTAAAWEGADRMRLVDGLVVESTVVFDTAGLRGRSA
- a CDS encoding TetR/AcrR family transcriptional regulator; the encoded protein is MARRTQADRSESTTGEIVDAAITLFGRDGYPAVSIDGIARAAGVTKGAVYHHFDGKTALLRAAFLDQEQRRARLLGEAAAGSPDALAAVRAGCAAFLRSCLDPAVRRILLLDGPAVLGWEAVRAIEAEHSVALLRRGLGAAVAEGRLRPGDLDIRTHLLLGALCEAGMLLARAADPSAALAGVTREVDALLDAFATPAGA
- a CDS encoding GNAT family N-acetyltransferase, translating into MTDLIIRTAGVHEVPDLLEFWTRAAEGTSITDDADGLARLIARDPEALIVAELDGTVAGTVIAGWDGWRCHLYRLAVDPERRRRGIGAALLAAAEQRFEALGGRRADAMVLNHNELGQRTWERAGYGPQPQWTRWVKPLGG
- a CDS encoding methyltransferase codes for the protein MPNELRTLHPGTTTLSDPAFVREKTRLTLVPFVPEVRLHMADDAITLWESTEEARGEIGLPPPFWAFAWAGGVAVARYVLDHPDLVAGRTVLDLAAGSGLVGIAAALRGAASVRAAEIDAYAVAAIEINAEANGARVEAAVEDLLDGDGAPAEVVLAGDVFYERTMAARFLPFLERAQARGAVVLVGDPGRAYLPRERFTALASYEVPVVADLEDAALKRTTVWRLSAASPPA